One segment of Tamlana crocina DNA contains the following:
- the fsa gene encoding fructose-6-phosphate aldolase: MKFFIDTANLDEIAEAQALGVLDGVTTNPSLMAKEGITGEKNILNHYKKICDIVEGDVSAEVISTDFDGMVKEGEALAALHPQIVVKLPLIADGIKACKYFSDKGIRTNVTLVFSAGQALLAAKAGATYVSPFLGRLDDISTDGLNLIAEIRQIYDNYGFETQILAASIRHTMHVIDCAKIGSDVMTGPLSSITGLLKHPLTDIGLAKFLADYEKGNK, translated from the coding sequence ATGAAATTTTTTATCGACACAGCCAACTTAGACGAGATAGCCGAAGCACAGGCTTTGGGTGTATTGGATGGCGTTACCACTAACCCCTCTTTAATGGCAAAGGAAGGTATTACAGGGGAAAAGAATATATTGAATCACTACAAAAAAATCTGTGATATTGTTGAGGGCGATGTAAGTGCCGAAGTAATCTCAACCGATTTTGATGGTATGGTAAAAGAAGGCGAGGCTTTGGCAGCGCTACACCCACAGATTGTGGTAAAATTACCGTTGATTGCCGATGGTATCAAAGCTTGTAAATATTTCTCTGATAAAGGCATTAGAACGAATGTGACTTTAGTGTTTTCGGCAGGGCAGGCCTTGTTGGCCGCCAAAGCGGGAGCCACTTACGTATCGCCGTTCTTGGGAAGGTTAGACGACATTTCAACCGATGGGTTGAACCTTATTGCTGAAATCAGACAAATTTATGATAACTACGGTTTCGAAACGCAAATTTTGGCGGCTTCCATTCGTCACACCATGCACGTTATCGACTGTGCGAAAATTGGCAGTGATGTGATGACCGGCCCGTTATCTTCAATCACCGGATTGTTGAAGCACCCATTGACTGATATCGGTTTGGCGAAGTTCTTGGCCGATTACGAAAAAGGGAACAAGTAA
- a CDS encoding transketolase yields the protein MNKKIDQQAADNIRALAVAMVEKANSGHPGGPMGGADFMHILYSEFFNYDPSDMEWPFRDRFFMDAGHLSTLMYAQYYLLGNYSKDDIANFRQWGSVTPGHPEVDVKRGIENTSGPLGQGHTMGVGAAIAAKFLQARFGDWMNHKIYGFISDGGIQEEISQGAGRIAGHLGLSNFIMFFDSNDIQLSTSTDEVTTEDTAKKYEAWGWKVVTIDGHDHDEIRKALTDANNETEKPTLIIGKTIMGKGCVTADGSMYEGHCELHGKPIGDTGADYEKTLKNLGADIDNPFEIFDEVNDFYKNLIEQKTKQAAEKKAEIEAWKKANTELADKLDFFLSGQLPELDFASVEHKAGLASRAASSNVLAYLAENVENMIVSSADLSNSDKTDGFLKKTSSLQKGDFSGSFLQAGVAELTMACIANGIALHGGIIPVVATFFVFSDYMKPAIRLSAIQELPVKYVWTHDAFRVGEDGPTHQPIEQEAQIRLLEKLQNHSHKQSFLALRPADSAETSVAWKMAMENTDTPSGLILSRQGIKDVPAEGSRYEAALAAEKGGYLVKSVDNPDVVLVANGSEVSTLVAAAEILEADHNLKVSIASVISEGLFKQQSKDYQNSIIPKNKPLFGLTAGLPVNLEGLVGDNGKVFGLEHFGYSAPAGVLDDKFGFTGEKVSQEVLAYLKTQQN from the coding sequence ATGAACAAAAAAATTGATCAACAGGCGGCAGATAATATTAGAGCACTGGCCGTTGCCATGGTAGAAAAGGCGAATTCTGGCCACCCGGGAGGACCAATGGGCGGGGCAGATTTTATGCACATTTTATATTCAGAATTTTTTAATTACGACCCGTCTGATATGGAGTGGCCTTTCAGGGACCGTTTTTTTATGGACGCCGGCCACCTCTCAACCTTAATGTACGCTCAGTATTATTTGTTGGGCAACTATTCAAAAGACGACATCGCCAACTTTAGACAGTGGGGCTCTGTAACACCGGGTCATCCAGAAGTAGATGTTAAAAGGGGAATTGAAAACACCTCTGGGCCACTGGGCCAAGGGCACACTATGGGTGTTGGGGCAGCCATTGCAGCCAAGTTTTTACAGGCTAGATTTGGCGATTGGATGAACCACAAGATTTACGGATTTATTTCCGATGGAGGTATCCAGGAGGAAATATCTCAGGGGGCAGGAAGGATTGCCGGGCACTTGGGCTTGAGCAATTTTATTATGTTCTTCGATTCTAACGATATCCAATTGTCGACTTCAACTGACGAAGTAACCACCGAAGACACTGCTAAAAAATACGAAGCTTGGGGCTGGAAAGTGGTAACCATTGATGGTCATGACCACGATGAAATTAGAAAGGCCTTGACTGATGCCAACAACGAAACCGAAAAACCAACCCTGATTATTGGTAAAACCATAATGGGTAAAGGTTGTGTAACGGCCGATGGAAGCATGTACGAAGGGCATTGCGAATTGCACGGTAAGCCTATTGGCGACACCGGTGCCGATTACGAAAAAACATTAAAGAACCTTGGTGCCGATATTGACAATCCTTTTGAGATTTTTGATGAGGTAAACGATTTCTATAAAAACCTAATCGAACAAAAAACAAAACAAGCAGCTGAAAAGAAAGCTGAAATCGAGGCTTGGAAAAAAGCCAATACTGAACTAGCCGATAAATTGGATTTCTTCCTTTCGGGACAATTACCAGAATTAGATTTTGCTTCAGTTGAGCACAAAGCAGGCTTAGCGTCTAGAGCAGCATCTTCTAACGTGTTAGCGTATTTAGCTGAAAACGTAGAAAACATGATCGTGTCTTCTGCCGATTTATCTAACTCTGATAAAACGGATGGATTCTTAAAGAAAACATCGTCTTTACAAAAAGGAGATTTCTCTGGTTCGTTCTTACAAGCCGGTGTTGCCGAATTAACTATGGCTTGTATCGCGAACGGTATTGCATTACACGGTGGTATTATTCCGGTTGTAGCAACATTCTTTGTGTTTTCAGATTACATGAAGCCTGCCATTCGTTTAAGTGCGATTCAAGAATTGCCAGTTAAATATGTGTGGACGCACGATGCCTTTAGAGTAGGTGAAGATGGGCCAACACACCAACCTATTGAGCAAGAAGCACAAATTCGTTTGTTAGAAAAACTTCAAAACCACAGCCACAAACAAAGTTTCTTAGCGTTACGTCCTGCAGATTCTGCCGAAACTAGCGTTGCTTGGAAAATGGCTATGGAAAATACTGATACACCTTCAGGTTTAATTTTATCGCGTCAGGGTATAAAAGATGTACCTGCTGAAGGTTCTCGTTACGAAGCGGCTTTAGCGGCCGAAAAAGGTGGTTATTTGGTGAAATCTGTTGATAATCCAGATGTGGTGCTTGTAGCCAACGGATCGGAAGTATCAACTTTAGTGGCTGCTGCCGAAATTTTAGAAGCAGACCACAACCTTAAAGTTAGTATTGCTTCGGTGATTTCTGAGGGCTTATTCAAACAACAATCAAAAGATTATCAAAACAGCATCATTCCTAAAAACAAACCATTGTTTGGTTTAACAGCTGGTTTGCCTGTAAACTTAGAAGGTTTGGTAGGAGATAACGGGAAAGTGTTCGGATTGGAGCACTTCGGATATTCTGCACCAGCAGGCGTACTGGACGATAAGTTCGGGTTTACGGGAGAAAAGGTGAGCCAAGAGGTATTGGCCTATTTAAAAACACAACAAAACTAA
- a CDS encoding queuosine precursor transporter: MTEKDKLAAQRTYILLGALFITSLVVSNLIFQKFFYWYPFDIEIFGGKLFEISVGILPYPITFLITDLISEIYGKKRANDVVVTGIFASLFSLLIIYVASVVPATSWSYVNDSLFAKVFGNSAIAVFASMLTYLFAQFVDIQVYHFWKRLTKGKHLWLRNNFSTWFSQFVDTFTIVFLLCSFGIIEWENFKGLLVSGFLFKVIVAACDTPLLYLGVYLLKKRFKLKTGEEIDLL; this comes from the coding sequence ATGACAGAAAAAGACAAATTGGCCGCCCAACGTACTTATATCCTTTTAGGGGCATTGTTTATTACTTCGTTGGTGGTGTCGAATCTTATTTTTCAAAAGTTTTTTTATTGGTATCCGTTCGATATTGAGATTTTTGGAGGTAAGCTTTTTGAAATTTCAGTGGGTATTTTGCCTTATCCCATCACATTTTTAATTACCGACTTAATTAGTGAGATTTACGGAAAAAAACGGGCCAACGATGTGGTGGTAACCGGTATTTTTGCCTCCCTGTTTTCGTTGCTGATTATTTATGTGGCCAGTGTGGTGCCCGCCACGTCGTGGTCGTACGTTAACGATAGTTTGTTTGCCAAGGTGTTTGGCAATTCGGCCATTGCGGTTTTTGCCAGTATGCTTACGTATTTGTTTGCCCAGTTTGTCGATATTCAGGTTTACCATTTTTGGAAACGACTTACAAAAGGAAAACACTTGTGGTTGCGCAATAATTTTTCAACCTGGTTTTCGCAGTTTGTAGATACGTTTACTATTGTGTTTTTACTGTGTTCATTCGGTATTATTGAATGGGAAAATTTTAAAGGTTTGCTAGTGAGCGGCTTTTTGTTTAAAGTGATTGTAGCAGCCTGCGACACCCCTTTATTGTATTTGGGGGTGTACCTCTTAAAAAAGCGATTTAAGCTCAAAACCGGCGAAGAAATCGACCTCCTTTAA
- a CDS encoding vWA domain-containing protein, with protein sequence MKTQIKTLLVCCSLATILSCNANSKKQDVAQYQVSADHPEPNKQYIKVALLLDTSNSMDGLIDQAKAQLWDIVNELSYAKCGIQKPNLQIALYEYGNDNLNSREGYIRQVLAFSEDLDDISKELFSLTTNGGEEYCGQVIQTSLNQLDWGKNPDDLKLIFIAGNEPFTQGKVNYKDASTNANEKDVTVNTIFCGDYNQGVLTNWKDGARLTHGDYMAINHNRATVHIASPYDDEILILNRKLNKTYLAYGKKGMEKMALQAEQDANANSYSKANAVKRTISKSSHLYKNKTWDLVDAVEQEEVVVADIKEEELPTELKGKSEAEIEAYIATKSNERAEIQKKIKALNAKRKDYVLKQQKENTNGLENAMIKAIKEQAKKKKYSFQ encoded by the coding sequence ATGAAAACGCAAATCAAAACCCTGTTAGTATGCTGCTCGCTTGCCACAATTTTATCCTGCAACGCCAATAGCAAAAAACAGGATGTGGCTCAATATCAAGTGAGCGCAGATCACCCCGAGCCCAACAAACAATATATAAAAGTCGCCTTACTTTTGGACACTAGCAATAGCATGGACGGATTGATAGACCAAGCCAAAGCTCAGCTATGGGACATTGTAAACGAACTATCGTACGCCAAATGCGGCATCCAAAAACCCAATCTACAAATTGCATTATACGAATATGGAAACGATAATTTGAATAGTCGTGAAGGCTACATCAGGCAGGTTTTGGCTTTTAGCGAAGATTTGGACGATATTTCAAAAGAACTGTTTTCGCTCACCACAAACGGTGGCGAGGAATACTGTGGGCAAGTGATCCAAACTTCGTTAAACCAGTTGGATTGGGGCAAAAACCCCGACGACTTGAAACTGATTTTCATTGCCGGCAACGAACCTTTTACCCAAGGCAAAGTAAACTATAAAGATGCCTCGACCAACGCCAACGAAAAAGATGTTACGGTAAACACTATTTTTTGTGGCGATTACAACCAAGGCGTTTTAACTAACTGGAAAGACGGCGCCCGTTTAACCCATGGCGATTACATGGCCATAAACCATAACCGAGCCACGGTACATATCGCTTCGCCCTACGATGACGAAATCTTAATTTTAAACCGAAAACTGAACAAAACCTATTTGGCCTACGGTAAAAAAGGCATGGAAAAAATGGCACTTCAGGCCGAGCAGGATGCCAATGCCAATTCGTACAGCAAGGCCAACGCCGTAAAACGGACCATCAGTAAAAGTTCGCACCTGTACAAAAACAAAACTTGGGACTTGGTGGATGCCGTGGAACAGGAAGAAGTAGTTGTTGCCGATATTAAAGAAGAAGAACTCCCAACGGAACTAAAAGGGAAAAGCGAAGCGGAGATTGAAGCCTACATTGCCACAAAAAGTAACGAACGGGCCGAAATCCAGAAGAAGATCAAAGCACTTAACGCCAAACGCAAAGACTACGTTTTAAAACAACAGAAAGAAAACACCAACGGTTTGGAAAACGCTATGATAAAGGCCATAAAGGAACAGGCCAAAAAGAAAAAGTACAGTTTTCAATAA
- a CDS encoding LytTR family DNA-binding domain-containing protein, with product MKLNSIIVEDEETSRDILKNYLKKYCPNVTVLGEAANVDEALVLIRNNELDLVFLDVEMPYGNAFDLLDKVGEIHFETVFVTAYNHYAIDALNAHASYYLTKPISIDELIKAVDYVSEIKTKEQALQDQILVPKTNAVNGKITIPQLDGFEVLNTADILYCKADDNYTEIYLNNNKKKIVSKTLKYFEDILSDGCFARVHKSYLVNVNEVVKYVKGKGGSVVLSNGKEIMVSASKKSGLLSYFK from the coding sequence ATGAAACTAAATTCCATTATAGTAGAAGACGAAGAAACCAGTCGGGATATTCTAAAAAATTACCTTAAAAAATACTGTCCTAATGTTACGGTTTTGGGCGAGGCGGCCAATGTAGATGAAGCCTTGGTGCTAATACGGAATAACGAACTGGACTTGGTGTTTCTCGATGTGGAAATGCCCTATGGCAATGCTTTCGATTTGCTCGATAAAGTTGGCGAAATCCATTTTGAAACCGTGTTCGTTACGGCATACAACCATTACGCTATCGATGCACTAAATGCCCATGCGTCGTATTATTTAACCAAACCTATTTCCATCGACGAACTGATAAAAGCGGTAGATTATGTTTCTGAAATAAAAACTAAGGAACAAGCCTTGCAAGACCAAATATTAGTGCCCAAAACCAATGCCGTAAACGGAAAAATAACCATTCCGCAATTGGACGGTTTCGAGGTGTTGAATACTGCGGATATCTTATATTGCAAAGCCGATGATAATTACACCGAAATTTACCTGAACAACAACAAGAAAAAAATAGTGAGCAAAACCCTAAAATATTTTGAAGATATTTTAAGCGATGGCTGTTTTGCTCGGGTGCACAAATCGTATTTGGTAAACGTCAACGAAGTGGTAAAGTATGTAAAGGGGAAGGGTGGTAGTGTTGTACTCAGCAATGGTAAGGAAATTATGGTTTCGGCTTCAAAAAAATCGGGTTTGTTATCTTATTTTAAGTGA
- a CDS encoding histidine kinase produces MRVALKYIFIFHLFFSGTLLFGQNDLLRKTEEPKFTLRGSVIERDTRNPIPNVNVEVNGGQYTTTDIFGDFRIEARKGDELTIRHKDFETVVYTIKSDERIRVEVEPSDEEISTSKLKKFSRLSKAESFNALIDSAEAYLKTDAKKSIQFVADALVESSSTKQNGEAYEVLGDIYTHWKQYDLAVSNYRISLQNRKTNLVSLKLADAYGQNKNYQESLETYKGIDKNSLSNWQLTELYMGLGDVNFLIKSYQPAIDFYEEGLKIAKQHLITPKITDFNSKIAQVYNAKGEVRRAESFFEKSMQLANTENKKRAVEEKLKVADFKSETNDFSDEIELRKEALNTLIEIEEEAEFNNESALTPQKQNYKIGNAYASQSDYGNAIQYLEKSISEAGKKKDLIVKKDATRKLSEVYRDAGQFDKALVAYQSYVDLVDTLYALKEQEISQAARFSKDIASKQNRISSLEGERELSQSKYQLTVEQSKRQTLIIYSLVGGLLLLLIAAFLMFKYIKQQRLANNLLALKSLRSQMNPHFIFNALNSVNSFIASNDERTANKYLTDFSMLMRAVLENSEEDFIPLEKEIELLQLYTKLEHFRFKDKFDYSIKVDEHIKLQEFVIPPMLLQPYIENAVWHGLRYKKSKGHLEIDIVQTTPEEIKITITDDGIGRAKSKALKTENQQKQNSKGMGNIKERVAILNDMYKDKVDVFIDDLQAEEDTGTKVVVTLKKD; encoded by the coding sequence ATGCGCGTTGCCTTAAAATACATTTTCATTTTTCATCTCTTTTTTAGCGGAACACTACTGTTTGGGCAAAACGACCTGTTGCGCAAAACCGAAGAGCCGAAATTTACGTTGCGCGGATCGGTTATTGAGCGTGATACCCGCAACCCCATACCCAATGTTAATGTAGAGGTGAATGGCGGACAGTACACCACCACCGATATTTTTGGCGATTTTAGGATTGAAGCACGGAAGGGCGACGAACTCACTATTAGGCACAAAGATTTTGAAACCGTGGTTTACACCATTAAAAGTGATGAACGGATAAGGGTTGAAGTTGAGCCTAGCGACGAGGAAATCAGTACTTCCAAACTGAAAAAGTTTTCCAGATTATCAAAAGCCGAAAGTTTCAATGCGCTTATTGATTCGGCGGAAGCCTATTTGAAAACCGATGCCAAAAAGAGCATTCAATTTGTAGCCGATGCCCTGGTTGAAAGTAGTTCAACGAAGCAAAACGGGGAAGCCTACGAGGTTTTGGGCGACATTTATACACATTGGAAACAGTATGATTTGGCGGTGTCAAACTACCGGATTAGTCTACAGAATAGAAAAACCAACCTGGTAAGCCTTAAGCTTGCTGATGCCTACGGACAAAACAAAAACTATCAAGAGAGTTTGGAAACCTACAAAGGCATTGATAAAAATAGTCTTTCCAATTGGCAGCTCACTGAACTTTACATGGGCTTGGGCGATGTTAATTTTTTAATTAAATCCTATCAGCCTGCCATCGATTTTTACGAGGAAGGTCTAAAAATTGCCAAACAACATTTAATTACTCCAAAGATTACCGATTTCAACTCAAAAATAGCGCAGGTTTACAATGCCAAGGGTGAGGTGCGGAGAGCGGAATCGTTCTTTGAAAAATCGATGCAGTTGGCCAATACCGAAAACAAAAAACGAGCCGTTGAGGAAAAATTGAAAGTCGCCGATTTTAAAAGTGAAACCAATGATTTTTCGGATGAAATTGAACTGCGGAAAGAAGCGTTAAATACCTTGATTGAAATAGAAGAGGAAGCCGAATTTAACAACGAAAGTGCCCTAACTCCCCAAAAGCAAAATTATAAAATAGGTAATGCTTATGCCTCTCAAAGTGATTATGGCAATGCCATTCAGTATCTCGAAAAAAGTATTTCGGAGGCGGGCAAAAAAAAGGATTTGATTGTTAAGAAGGATGCTACCCGAAAATTATCGGAGGTGTACCGCGATGCCGGGCAATTCGATAAAGCTTTGGTTGCCTATCAAAGTTACGTCGATTTGGTGGATACGCTCTATGCACTAAAAGAACAGGAAATATCGCAGGCGGCTCGTTTCAGTAAAGATATAGCGAGCAAGCAAAACCGGATTTCAAGTTTGGAGGGCGAGCGCGAACTGTCGCAAAGCAAATACCAATTGACCGTAGAGCAATCGAAACGGCAAACCTTGATTATTTATTCGTTGGTTGGCGGGCTTCTCTTATTGCTAATCGCAGCTTTTTTAATGTTTAAATACATCAAACAGCAACGGTTGGCTAACAATTTATTGGCTCTGAAAAGTCTGCGTAGCCAAATGAATCCGCATTTTATTTTCAATGCCCTAAATTCGGTCAACAGTTTTATTGCTTCAAACGACGAACGCACAGCCAATAAATACCTTACCGATTTTTCCATGCTTATGCGTGCCGTTTTGGAAAATAGCGAAGAAGATTTTATTCCGTTGGAAAAGGAAATCGAACTTCTTCAACTTTACACCAAACTGGAACATTTCAGGTTTAAGGATAAGTTCGATTACAGTATAAAAGTTGATGAACACATAAAGTTGCAAGAGTTTGTTATTCCGCCCATGTTGTTGCAGCCTTATATTGAAAATGCTGTTTGGCATGGGCTGCGCTACAAAAAAAGTAAAGGGCATTTAGAGATTGATATCGTTCAAACCACTCCCGAGGAAATAAAAATCACCATTACGGATGATGGCATCGGTCGGGCCAAATCGAAAGCCTTGAAAACCGAAAACCAACAGAAGCAAAATTCAAAGGGGATGGGCAACATAAAAGAGCGGGTGGCTATTTTGAACGATATGTACAAAGATAAAGTGGACGTGTTTATTGACGATTTGCAGGCCGAAGAAGACACGGGAACCAAAGTAGTGGTAACATTGAAAAAGGACTGA
- the aspS gene encoding aspartate--tRNA ligase, whose amino-acid sequence MYRSHNCGELTSTDINKEVTLAGWVQKIRDKGFIVWVDLRDRYGITQLVFDEERTSKTLIEQAQNLGREFVVQVKGTVIERASKNPNIPTGDIELLVSELNILNAAKLPPFTIEDKTDGGEDIRMKYRYLDIRRNPVKNSLIFRHKVTQEVRNYLSKEGFIEVETPYLIKSTPEGARDFVVPSRMNEGQFYALPQSPQTFKQLLMVGGMDKYFQIVKCFRDEDLRADRQPEFTQIDCEMAFIEQEDILNAFEGLTRHLLKEINGVEVEKFPRMLYDDAMRLYGNDKPDIRFGMEFGELNAVAQHKDFNVFNAAELVVGIAVPGGNSYTRKEIDKLIDWVKRPQIGALGMVYCRCNDDGSFKSSVDKFYDQDDLAKWAEATGAKPGDLICVLSGDKNKVRTQLSALRMELAERLGLRKPDEFAPLWVMDFPLLEWDDETNRYHAMHHPFTAPKPGQIELLKTDPGAVKANAYDLVLNGNEIGGGSIRIHDKETQALMFDYLGFTPEEAKAQFGFLMDAFQYGAPPHGGLAFGLDRLVAILGGQETIRDFIAFPKNNAGRDVMIDAPAPIDDEQLNELSLKLNLKQ is encoded by the coding sequence ATGTACCGAAGTCATAATTGTGGTGAATTAACATCGACAGATATCAATAAAGAAGTGACCCTTGCCGGATGGGTTCAAAAAATAAGAGACAAAGGCTTTATCGTTTGGGTAGATTTGCGCGACCGTTACGGCATCACCCAATTGGTTTTTGATGAAGAACGCACCTCGAAAACACTTATCGAACAGGCTCAAAACTTGGGTCGCGAATTTGTGGTTCAAGTTAAAGGCACTGTTATTGAGCGTGCTTCGAAAAACCCGAATATCCCAACTGGGGACATAGAATTATTGGTTTCAGAATTGAACATTTTAAACGCAGCCAAATTACCGCCCTTTACTATTGAAGATAAAACCGATGGCGGTGAGGACATCCGAATGAAATACCGTTATTTGGACATCCGCCGAAACCCTGTAAAAAACAGTTTAATTTTTAGGCATAAGGTTACCCAAGAGGTTCGTAATTACCTTTCAAAAGAAGGATTTATTGAAGTAGAAACGCCTTATTTAATAAAATCAACTCCCGAAGGTGCCCGCGATTTTGTGGTTCCTAGTCGCATGAACGAAGGTCAGTTTTATGCCCTTCCGCAATCGCCACAAACATTTAAGCAATTGCTTATGGTGGGTGGCATGGATAAATATTTCCAGATCGTGAAATGTTTTAGGGATGAAGACTTACGTGCCGACCGTCAGCCCGAGTTCACCCAAATAGACTGCGAAATGGCCTTTATAGAGCAGGAAGATATTTTAAATGCTTTTGAAGGGTTAACACGCCATTTATTAAAAGAAATTAACGGTGTTGAAGTTGAAAAATTCCCAAGAATGCTTTACGACGATGCCATGCGTTTATATGGTAACGACAAACCAGACATTCGTTTTGGGATGGAGTTTGGCGAATTGAACGCCGTGGCTCAACACAAAGATTTTAACGTATTTAATGCTGCCGAATTGGTTGTTGGTATTGCCGTACCGGGCGGAAATAGCTACACCAGAAAAGAAATCGATAAATTGATTGATTGGGTTAAGCGTCCGCAAATCGGCGCATTGGGCATGGTATATTGCCGATGCAATGACGACGGCAGTTTTAAATCTTCGGTCGATAAATTTTACGACCAGGACGATTTGGCGAAATGGGCTGAAGCTACCGGCGCAAAACCTGGCGATTTAATCTGTGTGCTTTCTGGCGACAAAAACAAAGTAAGAACACAGTTAAGTGCTTTACGTATGGAATTGGCCGAGCGTTTAGGGTTGCGTAAACCCGATGAGTTCGCTCCGCTATGGGTAATGGATTTCCCTTTATTGGAATGGGACGATGAGACCAATCGTTACCACGCCATGCACCACCCCTTTACCGCGCCAAAACCAGGACAGATTGAATTGCTAAAAACCGATCCCGGTGCCGTAAAAGCCAATGCTTACGATTTGGTGTTGAACGGCAACGAAATTGGCGGTGGCTCAATCCGTATCCATGATAAAGAAACCCAAGCCTTGATGTTCGATTATTTAGGCTTTACTCCAGAGGAGGCAAAAGCACAGTTCGGCTTCTTAATGGATGCTTTCCAATATGGGGCACCACCACACGGCGGATTAGCATTTGGTTTGGATCGACTGGTGGCCATATTGGGCGGACAAGAAACTATTAGAGATTTCATTGCTTTCCCGAAAAACAATGCCGGTCGCGATGTGATGATTGACGCTCCTGCTCCTATTGACGATGAGCAACTGAATGAATTGAGTTTAAAACTTAACTTAAAACAATAA